The following are from one region of the Mustela lutreola isolate mMusLut2 chromosome 7, mMusLut2.pri, whole genome shotgun sequence genome:
- the SEMA6D gene encoding semaphorin-6D isoform X4, producing MRFFLPCAYMLLLMISQLRAVSFPEDDEPLNTVDYHYSRQYPVFRGRPSGNESQHRLDFQLMLKIRDTLYIAGRDQVYTVNLNEIPKTEVIPSKKLTWRSRQQDRENCAMKGKHKDECHNFIKVFVPRNDEMVFVCGTNAFNPMCRYYRLNTLEYDGEEISGLARCPFDARQTNVALFADGKLYSATVADFLASDAVIYRSMGDGSALRTIKYDSKWIKEPHFLHAIEYGNYVYFFFREIAVEHNNLGKAVYSRVARICKNDMGGSQRVLEKHWTSFLKARLNCSVPGDSFFYFDVLQSITDIIQINGIPTVVGVFTTQLNSIPGSAVCAFSMDDIEKVFRGRFKEQKTPDSVWTAVPEDKVPKPRPGCCAKHGLAEAYKTSIDFPDETLAFIKSHPLMDSAVPPIADEPWFTKTRIRYRLTAIAVDHTAGPHQNYTVIFVGSEAGVVLKVLAKTSPFSLNDSVLLEEIEAYNHAKCNAENEEDRKVISLQLDKDHHAVYVAFSSCVIRLPLSRCERYGSCKKSCVASRDPYCGWLSQGTCGRVTPGMLLLTEDFFAFHNHSAGGYEQDTEYGNTAHLGDCHDMEVSSSSVTTMASIPEITPKVIDTWRPKLTSSRKFVVQDDPNTSDFTDPLSGIPKGVRWEVQSGESNQMVHMNVLITCVFAAFVLGAFIAGVAVYCYRDLFVRKNRKIHKDAESAQSCTDSSGSFAKLNGLFDSPVKEYQQNIDSPKLYSNLLTSRKELPPNGDTKSMVMDHRGQPPELAALPTPESTPVLHQKTLQAMKSHSDKAHGHGASRKETPQFFPSSPPPHSPLSHGHIPSAIVLPNATHDYNTSFSNSNAHKAEKKLQNIDHPLTKSSSKRDHRRSVDSRNTLNDLLKHLNDPNSNPKAIMGDIQMAHQTLMLDPVGPMSEVPPKVPNREASLYSPPSTLPRNSPTKRVDVPTTPGVPMTSLERQRGYHKNSSQRHSISAMPKNLNSPNGVLLSRQPSMNRGGYMPTPTGAKVDYIQGTPVSVHLQPSLSRQSSYTSNGTLPRTGLKRTPSLKPDVPPKPSFVPQTTSVRPLNKYTY from the exons ATGAGGTTCTTCCTGCCCTGTGCTTACATGCTTCTCCTGATGATTTCCCAGCTGAGGGCCGTCAGCTTTCCCGAAGATGACGAACCCCTCAATACTGTTGATTATCACT ATTCAAGGCAATATCCGGTTTTTAGAGGACGCCCTTCAGGCAATGAATCCCAGCACAGGCTGGACTTTCAGCTGATGTTGAAAATTCGAGACACACTTTATATTGCTGGCAG GGATCAAGTTTATACAGTAAACTTAAATGAAATCCCCAAAACAGAAGTAATACCGAGCAAG AAACTGACATGGCGGTCAAGACAACAGGACCGAGAAAACTGTGCTATGAaaggcaaacataaa GACGAATGCCACAACTTTATTAAAGTATTTGTTCCAAGAAACGACGAGATGGTTTTTGTCTGTGGTACCAATGCATTCAATCCCATGTGTAGATACTATAGG ttgaATACCTTAGAGTATGACGGGGAGGAAATTAGTGGCCTGGCAAGATGCCCATTCGATGCCAGACAAACCAATGTTGCCCTTTTTGCTG ATGGGAAGCTATATTCTGCCACAGTGGCTGACTTCCTGGCCAGCGATGCCGTGATTTACCGAAGCATGGGTGATGGATCTGCCCTTCGTACAATAAAATATGATTCCAAGTGGATAAAAG AGCCACATTTTCTTCATGCCATAGAATATGGAAACtatgtctatttcttctttcgAGAAATTGCGGTAGAACATAATAATTTAGGCAAG GCCGTGTATTCCCGTGTGGCCCGCATCTGTAAAAATGACATGGGTGGCTCCCAGCGGGTCCTGGAGAAACACTGGACCTCGTTTCTGAAGGCTCGGCTCAACTGCTCTGTCCCTGGAGATTCCTTTTTCTACTTCGATGTTCTGCAGTCCATTACCGACATCATACAAATCAATGGCATCCCCACTGTGGTCGGGGTGTTCACCACACAGCTCAACAG CATTCCTGGGTCTGCCGTGTGTGCATTTAGCATGGATGACATTGAAAAAGTATTCAGAGGACGgtttaaagaacagaaaacccCAGATTCTGTGTGGACAGCAGTCCCCGAAGACAAAGTACCAAAGccaag GCCTGGCTGTTGTGCAAAGCATGGCCTTGCCGAAGCTTATAAAACCTCCATCGATTTCCCCGACGAGACCCTGGCGTTCATCAAATCCCACCCGCTGATGGACTCTGCCGTCCCACCCATAGCGGACGAGCCCTGGTTCACCAAGACCCGGATCAG GTACAGACTGACGGCCATCGCTGTGGACCACACGGCTGGGCCCCACCAGAACTACACAGTCATCTTCGTTGGCTCTGAAGCTGGCGTGGTGCTTAAAGTTTTGGCAAAGACCAGTCCATTCTCTTTGAATGACAGCGTGTTACTGGAAGAGATTGAAGCGTACAACCACGCAAA GTGTAATGCTGAGAATGAGGAGGACAGAAAGGTCATCTCATTACAGTTGGATAAAGACCATCACGCTGTGTACGTGGCGTTCTCCAGCTGTGTGATTCGCCTCCCCCTCAGTCGCTGTGAGCGTTATGGATCCTGCAAAAA GTCTTGTGTTGCATCTCGGGACCCATACTGTGGCTGGTTAAGCCAGGGAACCTGTGGCAGAGTGACCCCAGGGATGCT GCTGTTAACCGAAGACTTCTTTGCTTTCCATAACCACAGCGCTGGAGGATATGAACAAGACACAGAATACGGCAACACGGCCCACCTAGGGGACTGCCATG ACATGGAGGTATCTTCATCATCTGTTACCACAATGGCAAGTATCCCAGAAATTACACCTAAAGTGATTGATACCTGGAGACCTAAACTGACGAGCTCCCGGAAATTTGTAGTTCAAGATGACCCAAACACTTCTGATTTTACTGATCCTTTATCAGGTATCCCAAAGG GTGTGCGATGGGAGGTCCAGTCGGGAGAGTCGAACCAGATGGTCCACATGAATGTCCTCATCACCTGTGTCTTTGCCGCCTTTGTTTTGGGCGCATTCATTGCAGGTGTGGCAGTATACTGCTATCGTGACCTGTTTGTTCGGAAAAACAGAAAGATCCATAAAGATGCAGAATCTGCCCAGTCGTGCACAGACTCCAGCGGAAGTTTTGCCAAACTGAATGGTCTCTTTGACAGTCCGGTCAAGGAATATCAACAGAATATCGATTCTCCCAAATTGTACAGTAACCTGCTGACCAGTCGGAAAGAGCTGCCACCCAACGGAGATACTAAATCCATGGTGATGGACCATCGGGGCCAACCTCCCGAACTGGCTGCTCTGCCCACGCCTGAGTCTACACCTGTGCTTCACCAGAAGACCCTGCAGGCCATGAAGAGCCACTCAGACAAGGCCCATGGCCATGGGGCTTCAAGGAAGGAAACCCCACAGTTTTTCCCTTCTAGTCCACCACCCCATTCCCCATTAAGTCACGGGCATATCCCCAGTGCCATTGTTCTTCCTAATGCTACTCATGACTACAACACATCCTTCTCAAACTCCAATGCTCACAAAGCTGAAAAGAAGCTTCAAAACATTGACCACCCACTCACAAAGTCATCCAGTAAGAGAGATCACCGGCGTTCTGTGGATTCCAGAAATACCCTCAACGATCTCCTGAAGCATCTAAATGACCCAAACAGCAACCCCAAAGCCATCATGGGagatatccagatggcccacCAGACCCTAATGCTGGATCCTGTGGGACCTATGTCTGAGGTCCCACCCAAGGTCCCTAACCGGGAGGCATCACTATACTCTCCTCCTTCAACTCTCCCCAGAAATAGCCCAACCAAGCGAGTGGATGTCCCCACCACTCCTGGAGTCCCCATGACGTCTCTGGAAAGACAAAGGGGTTATCACAAAAATTCCTCCCAGAGGCACTCTATATCTGCAATGCCTAAAAACTTAAACTCACCGAACGGTGTTTTGTTATCTAGACAGCCTAGTATGAACCGTGGGGGGTACATGCCCACCCCCACTGGGGCCAAGGTGGACTATATTCAGGGGACACCAGTGAGTGTTCATCTGCAGCCTTCCCTCTCCAGACAGAGCAGCTATACCAGTAATGGCACCCTTCCTAGGACGGGACTAAAGAGGACACCGTCCTTAAAACCTGATGTGCCACCAAAGCCTTCATTTGTTCCTCAAACCACATCTGTCAGACCACTGAACAAATACACTTACTAG
- the SEMA6D gene encoding semaphorin-6D isoform X10, translating to MRFFLPCAYMLLLMISQLRAVSFPEDDEPLNTVDYHYSRQYPVFRGRPSGNESQHRLDFQLMLKIRDTLYIAGRDQVYTVNLNEIPKTEVIPSKKLTWRSRQQDRENCAMKGKHKDECHNFIKVFVPRNDEMVFVCGTNAFNPMCRYYRLNTLEYDGEEISGLARCPFDARQTNVALFADGKLYSATVADFLASDAVIYRSMGDGSALRTIKYDSKWIKEPHFLHAIEYGNYVYFFFREIAVEHNNLGKAVYSRVARICKNDMGGSQRVLEKHWTSFLKARLNCSVPGDSFFYFDVLQSITDIIQINGIPTVVGVFTTQLNSIPGSAVCAFSMDDIEKVFRGRFKEQKTPDSVWTAVPEDKVPKPRPGCCAKHGLAEAYKTSIDFPDETLAFIKSHPLMDSAVPPIADEPWFTKTRIRYRLTAIAVDHTAGPHQNYTVIFVGSEAGVVLKVLAKTSPFSLNDSVLLEEIEAYNHAKCNAENEEDRKVISLQLDKDHHAVYVAFSSCVIRLPLSRCERYGSCKKSCVASRDPYCGWLSQGTCGRVTPGMLAGGYEQDTEYGNTAHLGDCHDMEVSSSSVTTMVCDGRSSRESRTRWST from the exons ATGAGGTTCTTCCTGCCCTGTGCTTACATGCTTCTCCTGATGATTTCCCAGCTGAGGGCCGTCAGCTTTCCCGAAGATGACGAACCCCTCAATACTGTTGATTATCACT ATTCAAGGCAATATCCGGTTTTTAGAGGACGCCCTTCAGGCAATGAATCCCAGCACAGGCTGGACTTTCAGCTGATGTTGAAAATTCGAGACACACTTTATATTGCTGGCAG GGATCAAGTTTATACAGTAAACTTAAATGAAATCCCCAAAACAGAAGTAATACCGAGCAAG AAACTGACATGGCGGTCAAGACAACAGGACCGAGAAAACTGTGCTATGAaaggcaaacataaa GACGAATGCCACAACTTTATTAAAGTATTTGTTCCAAGAAACGACGAGATGGTTTTTGTCTGTGGTACCAATGCATTCAATCCCATGTGTAGATACTATAGG ttgaATACCTTAGAGTATGACGGGGAGGAAATTAGTGGCCTGGCAAGATGCCCATTCGATGCCAGACAAACCAATGTTGCCCTTTTTGCTG ATGGGAAGCTATATTCTGCCACAGTGGCTGACTTCCTGGCCAGCGATGCCGTGATTTACCGAAGCATGGGTGATGGATCTGCCCTTCGTACAATAAAATATGATTCCAAGTGGATAAAAG AGCCACATTTTCTTCATGCCATAGAATATGGAAACtatgtctatttcttctttcgAGAAATTGCGGTAGAACATAATAATTTAGGCAAG GCCGTGTATTCCCGTGTGGCCCGCATCTGTAAAAATGACATGGGTGGCTCCCAGCGGGTCCTGGAGAAACACTGGACCTCGTTTCTGAAGGCTCGGCTCAACTGCTCTGTCCCTGGAGATTCCTTTTTCTACTTCGATGTTCTGCAGTCCATTACCGACATCATACAAATCAATGGCATCCCCACTGTGGTCGGGGTGTTCACCACACAGCTCAACAG CATTCCTGGGTCTGCCGTGTGTGCATTTAGCATGGATGACATTGAAAAAGTATTCAGAGGACGgtttaaagaacagaaaacccCAGATTCTGTGTGGACAGCAGTCCCCGAAGACAAAGTACCAAAGccaag GCCTGGCTGTTGTGCAAAGCATGGCCTTGCCGAAGCTTATAAAACCTCCATCGATTTCCCCGACGAGACCCTGGCGTTCATCAAATCCCACCCGCTGATGGACTCTGCCGTCCCACCCATAGCGGACGAGCCCTGGTTCACCAAGACCCGGATCAG GTACAGACTGACGGCCATCGCTGTGGACCACACGGCTGGGCCCCACCAGAACTACACAGTCATCTTCGTTGGCTCTGAAGCTGGCGTGGTGCTTAAAGTTTTGGCAAAGACCAGTCCATTCTCTTTGAATGACAGCGTGTTACTGGAAGAGATTGAAGCGTACAACCACGCAAA GTGTAATGCTGAGAATGAGGAGGACAGAAAGGTCATCTCATTACAGTTGGATAAAGACCATCACGCTGTGTACGTGGCGTTCTCCAGCTGTGTGATTCGCCTCCCCCTCAGTCGCTGTGAGCGTTATGGATCCTGCAAAAA GTCTTGTGTTGCATCTCGGGACCCATACTGTGGCTGGTTAAGCCAGGGAACCTGTGGCAGAGTGACCCCAGGGATGCT CGCTGGAGGATATGAACAAGACACAGAATACGGCAACACGGCCCACCTAGGGGACTGCCATG ACATGGAGGTATCTTCATCATCTGTTACCACAATG GTGTGCGATGGGAGGTCCAGTCGGGAGAGTCGAACCAGATGGTCCACATGA
- the SEMA6D gene encoding semaphorin-6D isoform X6 has protein sequence MRFFLPCAYMLLLMISQLRAVSFPEDDEPLNTVDYHYSRQYPVFRGRPSGNESQHRLDFQLMLKIRDTLYIAGRDQVYTVNLNEIPKTEVIPSKKLTWRSRQQDRENCAMKGKHKDECHNFIKVFVPRNDEMVFVCGTNAFNPMCRYYRLNTLEYDGEEISGLARCPFDARQTNVALFADGKLYSATVADFLASDAVIYRSMGDGSALRTIKYDSKWIKEPHFLHAIEYGNYVYFFFREIAVEHNNLGKAVYSRVARICKNDMGGSQRVLEKHWTSFLKARLNCSVPGDSFFYFDVLQSITDIIQINGIPTVVGVFTTQLNSIPGSAVCAFSMDDIEKVFRGRFKEQKTPDSVWTAVPEDKVPKPRPGCCAKHGLAEAYKTSIDFPDETLAFIKSHPLMDSAVPPIADEPWFTKTRIRYRLTAIAVDHTAGPHQNYTVIFVGSEAGVVLKVLAKTSPFSLNDSVLLEEIEAYNHAKCNAENEEDRKVISLQLDKDHHAVYVAFSSCVIRLPLSRCERYGSCKKSCVASRDPYCGWLSQGTCGRVTPGMLLLTEDFFAFHNHSAGGYEQDTEYGNTAHLGDCHEILPTSTTPDYKIFGGPTSGVRWEVQSGESNQMVHMNVLITCVFAAFVLGAFIAGVAVYCYRDLFVRKNRKIHKDAESAQSCTDSSGSFAKLNGLFDSPVKEYQQNIDSPKLYSNLLTSRKELPPNGDTKSMVMDHRGQPPELAALPTPESTPVLHQKTLQAMKSHSDKAHGHGASRKETPQFFPSSPPPHSPLSHGHIPSAIVLPNATHDYNTSFSNSNAHKAEKKLQNIDHPLTKSSSKRDHRRSVDSRNTLNDLLKHLNDPNSNPKAIMGDIQMAHQTLMLDPVGPMSEVPPKVPNREASLYSPPSTLPRNSPTKRVDVPTTPGVPMTSLERQRGYHKNSSQRHSISAMPKNLNSPNGVLLSRQPSMNRGGYMPTPTGAKVDYIQGTPVSVHLQPSLSRQSSYTSNGTLPRTGLKRTPSLKPDVPPKPSFVPQTTSVRPLNKYTY, from the exons ATGAGGTTCTTCCTGCCCTGTGCTTACATGCTTCTCCTGATGATTTCCCAGCTGAGGGCCGTCAGCTTTCCCGAAGATGACGAACCCCTCAATACTGTTGATTATCACT ATTCAAGGCAATATCCGGTTTTTAGAGGACGCCCTTCAGGCAATGAATCCCAGCACAGGCTGGACTTTCAGCTGATGTTGAAAATTCGAGACACACTTTATATTGCTGGCAG GGATCAAGTTTATACAGTAAACTTAAATGAAATCCCCAAAACAGAAGTAATACCGAGCAAG AAACTGACATGGCGGTCAAGACAACAGGACCGAGAAAACTGTGCTATGAaaggcaaacataaa GACGAATGCCACAACTTTATTAAAGTATTTGTTCCAAGAAACGACGAGATGGTTTTTGTCTGTGGTACCAATGCATTCAATCCCATGTGTAGATACTATAGG ttgaATACCTTAGAGTATGACGGGGAGGAAATTAGTGGCCTGGCAAGATGCCCATTCGATGCCAGACAAACCAATGTTGCCCTTTTTGCTG ATGGGAAGCTATATTCTGCCACAGTGGCTGACTTCCTGGCCAGCGATGCCGTGATTTACCGAAGCATGGGTGATGGATCTGCCCTTCGTACAATAAAATATGATTCCAAGTGGATAAAAG AGCCACATTTTCTTCATGCCATAGAATATGGAAACtatgtctatttcttctttcgAGAAATTGCGGTAGAACATAATAATTTAGGCAAG GCCGTGTATTCCCGTGTGGCCCGCATCTGTAAAAATGACATGGGTGGCTCCCAGCGGGTCCTGGAGAAACACTGGACCTCGTTTCTGAAGGCTCGGCTCAACTGCTCTGTCCCTGGAGATTCCTTTTTCTACTTCGATGTTCTGCAGTCCATTACCGACATCATACAAATCAATGGCATCCCCACTGTGGTCGGGGTGTTCACCACACAGCTCAACAG CATTCCTGGGTCTGCCGTGTGTGCATTTAGCATGGATGACATTGAAAAAGTATTCAGAGGACGgtttaaagaacagaaaacccCAGATTCTGTGTGGACAGCAGTCCCCGAAGACAAAGTACCAAAGccaag GCCTGGCTGTTGTGCAAAGCATGGCCTTGCCGAAGCTTATAAAACCTCCATCGATTTCCCCGACGAGACCCTGGCGTTCATCAAATCCCACCCGCTGATGGACTCTGCCGTCCCACCCATAGCGGACGAGCCCTGGTTCACCAAGACCCGGATCAG GTACAGACTGACGGCCATCGCTGTGGACCACACGGCTGGGCCCCACCAGAACTACACAGTCATCTTCGTTGGCTCTGAAGCTGGCGTGGTGCTTAAAGTTTTGGCAAAGACCAGTCCATTCTCTTTGAATGACAGCGTGTTACTGGAAGAGATTGAAGCGTACAACCACGCAAA GTGTAATGCTGAGAATGAGGAGGACAGAAAGGTCATCTCATTACAGTTGGATAAAGACCATCACGCTGTGTACGTGGCGTTCTCCAGCTGTGTGATTCGCCTCCCCCTCAGTCGCTGTGAGCGTTATGGATCCTGCAAAAA GTCTTGTGTTGCATCTCGGGACCCATACTGTGGCTGGTTAAGCCAGGGAACCTGTGGCAGAGTGACCCCAGGGATGCT GCTGTTAACCGAAGACTTCTTTGCTTTCCATAACCACAGCGCTGGAGGATATGAACAAGACACAGAATACGGCAACACGGCCCACCTAGGGGACTGCCATG aaattttGCCTACTTCAACTACACCAGATTACAAAATATTTGGCGGTCCAACATCtg GTGTGCGATGGGAGGTCCAGTCGGGAGAGTCGAACCAGATGGTCCACATGAATGTCCTCATCACCTGTGTCTTTGCCGCCTTTGTTTTGGGCGCATTCATTGCAGGTGTGGCAGTATACTGCTATCGTGACCTGTTTGTTCGGAAAAACAGAAAGATCCATAAAGATGCAGAATCTGCCCAGTCGTGCACAGACTCCAGCGGAAGTTTTGCCAAACTGAATGGTCTCTTTGACAGTCCGGTCAAGGAATATCAACAGAATATCGATTCTCCCAAATTGTACAGTAACCTGCTGACCAGTCGGAAAGAGCTGCCACCCAACGGAGATACTAAATCCATGGTGATGGACCATCGGGGCCAACCTCCCGAACTGGCTGCTCTGCCCACGCCTGAGTCTACACCTGTGCTTCACCAGAAGACCCTGCAGGCCATGAAGAGCCACTCAGACAAGGCCCATGGCCATGGGGCTTCAAGGAAGGAAACCCCACAGTTTTTCCCTTCTAGTCCACCACCCCATTCCCCATTAAGTCACGGGCATATCCCCAGTGCCATTGTTCTTCCTAATGCTACTCATGACTACAACACATCCTTCTCAAACTCCAATGCTCACAAAGCTGAAAAGAAGCTTCAAAACATTGACCACCCACTCACAAAGTCATCCAGTAAGAGAGATCACCGGCGTTCTGTGGATTCCAGAAATACCCTCAACGATCTCCTGAAGCATCTAAATGACCCAAACAGCAACCCCAAAGCCATCATGGGagatatccagatggcccacCAGACCCTAATGCTGGATCCTGTGGGACCTATGTCTGAGGTCCCACCCAAGGTCCCTAACCGGGAGGCATCACTATACTCTCCTCCTTCAACTCTCCCCAGAAATAGCCCAACCAAGCGAGTGGATGTCCCCACCACTCCTGGAGTCCCCATGACGTCTCTGGAAAGACAAAGGGGTTATCACAAAAATTCCTCCCAGAGGCACTCTATATCTGCAATGCCTAAAAACTTAAACTCACCGAACGGTGTTTTGTTATCTAGACAGCCTAGTATGAACCGTGGGGGGTACATGCCCACCCCCACTGGGGCCAAGGTGGACTATATTCAGGGGACACCAGTGAGTGTTCATCTGCAGCCTTCCCTCTCCAGACAGAGCAGCTATACCAGTAATGGCACCCTTCCTAGGACGGGACTAAAGAGGACACCGTCCTTAAAACCTGATGTGCCACCAAAGCCTTCATTTGTTCCTCAAACCACATCTGTCAGACCACTGAACAAATACACTTACTAG